A DNA window from Plodia interpunctella isolate USDA-ARS_2022_Savannah chromosome 12, ilPloInte3.2, whole genome shotgun sequence contains the following coding sequences:
- the LOC128674183 gene encoding uncharacterized protein LOC128674183 isoform X3, which produces MLRYFYLLSLIIYIDESACYGHDRSLRFKPKHFSKRLLKSENSNIGNDHVFKRRQGYGAQNENDLTQIDVASFIQKPDSYADDDRLLSQSYDFKSQPKRFTDYEDISKIMRNMNIMNDNPNTNLDKRPNSYSRMDYINYQDLDLTPKSENTNYPPIYHEPPKKRDNIPLINILNGPKKKDHLFSTTAEPRKYYGNNILNLPQKGKKKRANKETNNLKHNKNEKTKAKNDKRGFSQLIHNSRQYYQNLMSTSYAKSKNDLKKSQCSIQANSVQETQSTKCISGDDKKISRKRKGSIHRKKINKKKIAVEENNGYSSSN; this is translated from the exons ATgttacgatatttttatttacttagtttgataatttatattgatgaGTCAGCATGTTATGGTCATGATAGATCTTTGAGATTCAAGCCTAAACATTTTAGCAAACGTTTGCTGAAATcggaaaattcaaatataggAAATGATCATGTTTTTAAAAGACGTCAAGGATATGGAGCGCAGAACGAGAATGATCTAACACAAATCGATGTGGCAAGCTTTATCCAAAAACCAGATTCGTATGCCGATGACGATAGACTGCTTTCCCAGtcatatgattttaaaag CCAACCGAAGCGCTTTACTGACTATGAAGACATATCGAAAATCATGAggaatatgaatataatgaaTGATAATCCGAATACTAATCTTGATAAAAGACCCAATTCATATTCACGTATggattatattaattatcaaGACTTAGATTTAACTCCAAAGAgtgaaaatacaaattatccGCCAATATATCACGAACCGCCcaaaaaaag AGACAATATTCCACTCATAAACATATTGAACGGTCCAAAGAAAAAGGATCACCTGTTCTCAACCACAGCGGAGCCTCGTAAATATTATggaaacaatatattaaacttaccacagaaaggaaaaaagaaacgtgctaataaagaaacaaataacttaaaacataataaaaatgaaaaaaccaAAGCAAAAAATGACAAACGAGGCTTTAGCCAATTAATACATAACAGTCGACAATATTATCAGAATCTAATGAGCACCAGTTACgctaaaagtaaaaatgatttaaagaAATCTCAGTGTTCAATACAGGCGAACTCTGTTCAAGAAACTCAAAGTACAAAGTGCATCAGTGgagatgacaaaaaaatatcaaggaAAAGAAAAGGCAGTATTCATAGAAAAAagatcaataaaaagaaaatagctGTAGAAGAAAACAACGGGTACTCGTCCTCAAACTAA
- the LOC128674182 gene encoding LOW QUALITY PROTEIN: uncharacterized protein LOC128674182 (The sequence of the model RefSeq protein was modified relative to this genomic sequence to represent the inferred CDS: inserted 2 bases in 2 codons), whose protein sequence is MDKIKFKINGNNCAVGGEVCSKLTLVDYLRNVLELRGTKYMCREGGCGACIVTAVKYPGAQPVAVNSCLVSITSCEGWEITTIEKVGNKLDGYHKLQTTLADYHGTQCGYCTPGWIMSMYSLLKQNKDLTKLDIEKSFGSNICRCTGYRPILEAFKTFAKDASNNLLDIEDLAICNKTGKKCIPENCDEEDWCLLSKDDDDASTKISIELKDGKEWFTVYTIKDIFEVMSKIGENSYMLVSGNTSKGVFPIDEYPHCLIDISKVSELKGNYVDQNLVVGAGNTLTEILDILQTKAKEEDFIYLNKLYDHINSVASIPVRNLGSLAGNLMVKHQHNEFPSDLFLLLETVGAKLSILTGNADTTQIVSMEEFLKLDMKFKIISKVLFPPLNNECQIVTFKIMPRSQSAFAIVNAGFFYKFKSDQKIIQCRLVFGGLSPTFVRANKTEKFLIGKPLFKNEVLQEALKILEDELVVISIPPATSVAYRKKLALGLFYKGLLILYPENLLDAKYNSGATKLHETRPVSNARQVYDTNPALXPLNKPINKVEALFQCSGEAEYIEDLPSFPNEVFAAFVLATVPNGKIENIDPSKALAKPGIIAFYAAKDIPGVNSFTPLGIGGVRANEEILCSGQVKYYNQPVGIIVGESRSIAEDAVKLVEVKYSGTNEPIVIDIKQAANDDKRKQPYATIEATGRGFDVEKVIKGKNQIQAQYHMCMETLVSLTRPTSQGIEVHSSTQWPDGTQVAISRTLNIDSNRIDVYVIRVGGSFGIKISRSLLSAVACSLVTYKLNRPCRLIQSLTTNMKISGKRCSCLTEYEVGVDLQGAIQYVDYNMYEDQGYICNEELSADTTKTFNNCYFMETWNFNGYEVITDKAKTTWCRAPGSMEAIGMAELLMEHISYELSLDPVQVRLANLDIIKHSAIKEMYETLKSNSDYDERKEGVVKFNKDXRWMKKGIRTSFLRWTSEGGPFLDVNVAIYHDDGTVVITHGGIELGQGINTLAIQTCAYVFKIDVNKIQVKGNNTINVVNCDETGGNSTGTSVCIGVQKCCTILMSRLLPIKLTMPDATWEKVIKTAYELQIDLHAHCVAKRSDNPLYYIYGVAFAEVVVDILTGETEILRVDLNQDVGRSINPQVDIGQVEGAFIMGQGFWTSEDVIYDLETGQVLTDRTTSYFVPQARDIPQDFRIYLKKKSMGIEILLGSKAMGEPPICLSVVVALAIREAIVAARLDSGIPTTEWFPTDGPMTTEKICLLSETKTNDFKFY, encoded by the exons ATGGACAAAATCAAGTTCAAAATCAATGGTAACAATTGTGCTG TCGGTGGAGAAGTATGTTCGAAATTGACACTTGTCGACTATCTACGCAATGTGCTGGAGCTGCGAGGCACTAAGTACATGTGCAGGGAAGGTGGATGTGGTGCCTGCATTGTGACTGCCGTCAAGTATCCTGGTGCACAACCGGTCGCAGTCAATTCT tgTTTAGTGTCTATAACGTCTTGCGAAGGTTGGGAAATAACCACAATTGAGAAAGTGGGAAATAAACTAGATGGATACCATAAACTACAGACGACCTTAGCGGATTACCATGGAACTCAGTGCGGGTATTGTACTCCTGGATGGATAATGTCTATGTACAG CcttctgaaacaaaataaagactTGACAAAACTCGATATAGAGAAATCTTTTGGGAGTAATATATGCAGATGTACTGGATACAGGCCTATACTAGAAGCATTTAAAACTTTTGCAAAAGATGcatcaaataatttactgGATATTGAAGATCTTGCTATATGCAATAAAACTGGTAAAAAGTGTATACCAGAAAATTGTGATGAAGAAGACTGGTGTCTTTTATCAAAAGATGACGATGATGCATCCACTAAAATCTCGATTGAACTAAAGGATGGAAAGGAGTGGTTTACTGTTTATacgataaaagatatttttgaagtgatgTCCAAAATTGGAGAAAACTCATATATGTTAGTTTCGGGAAACACATCTAAAG gtgTATTTCCTATTGATGAATATCCACACTGTCTTATCGATATAAGCAAGGTATCTGAATTGAAGGGTAACTATGTTGATCAGAACTTAGTCGTTGGAGCTGGAAACACCTTGACTGAAATACTTGATATCTTACAAACTAAAGCAAAAGAAGaagattttatatatcttaATAAGTTATACGATCATATCAATTCTGTCGCAAGCATTCCAGTTAGaaat CTGGGATCATTAGCAGGAAATTTGATGGTTAAACATCAACACAATGAGTTCCCTTCAgatttgtttcttttgttgGAGACTGTAGGAGCAAAATTGTCTATTT taactGGAAATGCCGATACTACGCAGATAGTATCTAtggaagaatttttgaaactggatatgaaatttaaaataatatcaaaagttttatttcctCCACTTAACAACGAATGTCAAATAGTTACATTTAAG ataaTGCCAAGATCACAAAGTGCCTTTGCAATCGTCAACGCAGGTTTCTTTTACAAGTTTAAAAGCGATcagaaaattatacaatgtcGTCTAGTATTTGGTGGGTTATCACCAACATTTGTTCGTGCAAACAAAACCGAAAAGTTTTTAATCGGGAAACCATTATTCAAAAATGAGGTTTTGCAAGAGGCATTGAAGATTTTGGAAGATGAGTTAGTTGTGATATCTATACCACCAGCAACATCAGTAGCATATAGAAAGAAACTTGCTTTGGGATTGTTTTACAAG ggGCTATTAATATTGTATCCAGAAAATTTACTTGatgcaaaatataattctGGTGCTACCAAACTACACGAAACGCGACCTGTGTCCAACGCTCGACAAGTTTACGATACTAATCCAGCGT TGCCTTTGAATAAGCCAATTAATAAAGTAGAAGCATTA tttcagtGTTCAGGGGAAGCCGAATACATAGAAGATTTACCTTCATTTCCTAATGAAGTATTTGCTGCATTTGTTTTGGCAACTGTACCGAAtggaaaaattgaaaatattgacCCCAGTAAAGCTTTG gcCAAACCGGGCATTATCGCGTTTTATGCAGCAAAAGATATACCTGGAGTCAATTCATTTACTCCACTTGGTATAGGCGGAGTAAGAGCAAACGAAGAAATTTTGTGTAGTGGACAAGTAAAGTATTATAATCAACCTGTTGGTATTATAGTCGGAGAATCTAGATCTATAGCTGAAGATGCAGTTAAACTCGTTGAAGTTAAATATAGTGGTACTAATGAACCTATAGTTATCGATATTAAACAAGCGGCAAATGATGATAAACGAAAACAACCATATGCAACTATAGAAGCAACTGGTAGAGGTTTTGATGTAGAGAAAGTTATAAAAGGGAAAAATCAAATACAAGCACAATATCACATGTGTATGGAAACATTGGTTAGTCTGACTCGACCTACTTCACAAGGAATCGAAGTACATTCGTCTACGCAGTGGCCAGATGGCACGCAAGTTGCTATATCTAGGACATTAAATATAGATTCGAATAG GATTGATGTATACGTAATTCGTGTTGGTGGATcatttgggataaaaataagtcGTTCATTGCTCAGCGCTGTAGCATGTAGCCTTGTAACATATAAACTGAATAGGCCTTGTCGGCTAATACAATCATTGACTACCAACATGAAAATTTCTGGGAAAAGATGTTCATGTTTAACTGAATAcgaa GTAGGTGTAGATCTGCAAGGAGCCATACAATATGTTGATTACAACATGTATGAAGATCAAGGATATATATGCAATGAAGAATTATCAGCAGATACGaccaaaacatttaataattgcTACTTTATGGAAACTTGGAACTTTAATGGATATGAAGTAATTACGGATAAGGCCAAAACCACGTGGTGTCGAGCGCcag gGTCGATGGAAGCGATTGGAATGGCTGAACTTCTTATGGAACATATTTCATATGAGTTGTCGTTAGATCCAGTACAAGTAAGACTTGCTAATTTAGACATTATAAAACACAGCGCTATTAAAGAAATGTATGAAACTTTGAAATCGAATTCAGATTATGACGAAAGAAAGGAAGGGGttgtaaagtttaataaag aCAGGTGGATGAAGAAAGGTATAAGGACATCTTTTTTGAGGTGGACATCAGAAGGTGGACCGTTTTTAGATGTTAACGTTGCTATTTACCACGACGATGGCACTGTTGTCATTACCCATGGTGGAATTGAATTAGGACAAGGTATAAATACATTAGCAATACAAACTTGTGCAtatgttttcaaaattgacGTAAACAAGATTCAGGTTAAAGgaaataatactattaatgttgtaaattGTGATGAAACTGGTGGAAATTCTACTGGAACAAGTGTGTGTATTGGAGTCCAAAAATGTTGTACAATATTAATGAGTAGGTTATTACCAATTAAGCTAACAATGCCCGATGCGACGTGGGAAAAGGTTATAAAAACAGCATATGAATTACAAATAGATTTACATGCACACTGCGTTGCAAAACGAAGTGATAATCCATTATACTATATCTACGGTGTAGCATTTGCAGAAGTGGTAGTCGACATATTGACAGGAGAAACGGAAATTCTCAGGGTCGACTTAAATCAAGATGTAGGACGCAGTATAAATCCTCAAGTAGATATTGGACAG GTAGAAGGTGCATTTATCATGGGTCAAGGATTTTGGACTAGTGAAGATGTCATTTATGATTTAGAAACAGGACAAGTGCTTACTGATCGTACTACTAGCTATTTTGTTCCTCAGGCAAGGGATATTCCTCAGGACTTTcggatatatttaaaaaagaaatccaTGGGAATAGAAATCCTCTTGGGGTCAAAAG CAATGGGTGAACCTCCTATTTGTTTATCAGTGGTCGTGGCTCTAGCTATTAGAGAGGCTATTGTGGCAGCTCGGCTAGACTCCGGTATACCGACTACTGAATGGTTTCCTACGG ATGGACCTATGACGACAGAAAAAATATGCCTTTTATCAGAAACTAAAAcgaatgattttaaattttattaa
- the LOC128674183 gene encoding uncharacterized protein LOC128674183 isoform X2 → MLRYFYLLSLIIYIDESACYGHDRSLRFKPKHFSKRLLKSENSNIGNDHVFKRRQGYGAQNENDLTQIDVASFIQKPDSYADDDRLLSQSYDFKSQPKRFTDYEDISKIMRNMNIMNDNPNTNLDKRPNSYSRMDYINYQDLDLTPKSENTNYPPIYHEPPKKRCHWKNTLKFPFFFHRDNIPLINILNGPKKKDHLFSTTAEPRKYYGNNILNLPQKGKKKRANKETNNLKHNKNEKTKAKNDKRGFSQLIHNSRQYYQNLMSTSYAKSKNDLKKSQCSIQANSVQETQSTKCISGDDKKISRKRKGSIHRKKINKKKIAVEENNGYSSSN, encoded by the exons ATgttacgatatttttatttacttagtttgataatttatattgatgaGTCAGCATGTTATGGTCATGATAGATCTTTGAGATTCAAGCCTAAACATTTTAGCAAACGTTTGCTGAAATcggaaaattcaaatataggAAATGATCATGTTTTTAAAAGACGTCAAGGATATGGAGCGCAGAACGAGAATGATCTAACACAAATCGATGTGGCAAGCTTTATCCAAAAACCAGATTCGTATGCCGATGACGATAGACTGCTTTCCCAGtcatatgattttaaaag CCAACCGAAGCGCTTTACTGACTATGAAGACATATCGAAAATCATGAggaatatgaatataatgaaTGATAATCCGAATACTAATCTTGATAAAAGACCCAATTCATATTCACGTATggattatattaattatcaaGACTTAGATTTAACTCCAAAGAgtgaaaatacaaattatccGCCAATATATCACGAACCGCCcaaaaaaag ATGCCACTGGAAGAACACTCTTAAGTTTCCGTTTTTTTTCCATAGAGACAATATTCCACTCATAAACATATTGAACGGTCCAAAGAAAAAGGATCACCTGTTCTCAACCACAGCGGAGCCTCGTAAATATTATggaaacaatatattaaacttaccacagaaaggaaaaaagaaacgtgctaataaagaaacaaataacttaaaacataataaaaatgaaaaaaccaAAGCAAAAAATGACAAACGAGGCTTTAGCCAATTAATACATAACAGTCGACAATATTATCAGAATCTAATGAGCACCAGTTACgctaaaagtaaaaatgatttaaagaAATCTCAGTGTTCAATACAGGCGAACTCTGTTCAAGAAACTCAAAGTACAAAGTGCATCAGTGgagatgacaaaaaaatatcaaggaAAAGAAAAGGCAGTATTCATAGAAAAAagatcaataaaaagaaaatagctGTAGAAGAAAACAACGGGTACTCGTCCTCAAACTAA
- the LOC128674183 gene encoding uncharacterized protein LOC128674183 isoform X1 — MLRYFYLLSLIIYIDESACYGHDRSLRFKPKHFSKRLLKSENSNIGNDHVFKRRQGYGAQNENDLTQIDVASFIQKPDSYADDDRLLSQSYDFKSQPKRFTDYEDISKIMRNMNIMNDNPNTNLDKRPNSYSRMDYINYQDLDLTPKSENTNYPPIYHEPPKKSDDNSLFRCHWKNTLKFPFFFHRDNIPLINILNGPKKKDHLFSTTAEPRKYYGNNILNLPQKGKKKRANKETNNLKHNKNEKTKAKNDKRGFSQLIHNSRQYYQNLMSTSYAKSKNDLKKSQCSIQANSVQETQSTKCISGDDKKISRKRKGSIHRKKINKKKIAVEENNGYSSSN, encoded by the exons ATgttacgatatttttatttacttagtttgataatttatattgatgaGTCAGCATGTTATGGTCATGATAGATCTTTGAGATTCAAGCCTAAACATTTTAGCAAACGTTTGCTGAAATcggaaaattcaaatataggAAATGATCATGTTTTTAAAAGACGTCAAGGATATGGAGCGCAGAACGAGAATGATCTAACACAAATCGATGTGGCAAGCTTTATCCAAAAACCAGATTCGTATGCCGATGACGATAGACTGCTTTCCCAGtcatatgattttaaaag CCAACCGAAGCGCTTTACTGACTATGAAGACATATCGAAAATCATGAggaatatgaatataatgaaTGATAATCCGAATACTAATCTTGATAAAAGACCCAATTCATATTCACGTATggattatattaattatcaaGACTTAGATTTAACTCCAAAGAgtgaaaatacaaattatccGCCAATATATCACGAACCGCCcaaaaaaag TGATGATAATTCTCTTTTTAGATGCCACTGGAAGAACACTCTTAAGTTTCCGTTTTTTTTCCATAGAGACAATATTCCACTCATAAACATATTGAACGGTCCAAAGAAAAAGGATCACCTGTTCTCAACCACAGCGGAGCCTCGTAAATATTATggaaacaatatattaaacttaccacagaaaggaaaaaagaaacgtgctaataaagaaacaaataacttaaaacataataaaaatgaaaaaaccaAAGCAAAAAATGACAAACGAGGCTTTAGCCAATTAATACATAACAGTCGACAATATTATCAGAATCTAATGAGCACCAGTTACgctaaaagtaaaaatgatttaaagaAATCTCAGTGTTCAATACAGGCGAACTCTGTTCAAGAAACTCAAAGTACAAAGTGCATCAGTGgagatgacaaaaaaatatcaaggaAAAGAAAAGGCAGTATTCATAGAAAAAagatcaataaaaagaaaatagctGTAGAAGAAAACAACGGGTACTCGTCCTCAAACTAA